AATTACATTTATTCATGTCACCAAACATCAGACAGCTCAGAACAGcaatggggagggagggtgggcagggctaAATGTCCATTCACAGCCTATAGGCCCCTCAgtcctggggctggggggtgCCGGTGATGGAGGTGGGACAATAAGTCTTTGCTgtgccctctcttcctttcttcttactGAGAAGGAGGGTGGAACTGTCTCTCAGGTCCAAACCTTGGGAGATTTGCCTTTTCTTGGGAGGTGGAGGCCTGAACCCTCAGATCCTGCCTGGTGTCTTGAGTATAGGGAGTGTCCCCACAACTCAAGACCAAGACTCCCAGTTCCTCCCTGAGACCAGAGGAGAGGGTGAGTTGTCCCTCTGTGGCCGGGTTCCTCTCAAGGCCTTCAGCTCCCATGTACTTGGTCACAGAGGGAGTTAAATGTCCATCCTACCTTGACTATTCCCAGGGTCTGAGGACTTGCAACCCTCCAGCTCCCAGGAAGGGTGGATGAGGGCGATGACTACTGAGATTTCTGCTGGGTCTTCCAGTCTCTGGTGCCTCTGCCAGGCAGGGTTGAGGGCATGCAGTGGGCTGCCCAGCTTTGAGCCACAGCAGTacagaggggctggtgggggctCAAGTCTCAgcaggtgtgtgtggggggctgGGACCTTTGCTCCTCCATTCGACCCCCACCCTGAACTCTCAGCAGCAACTCCAGGAGCTCCTGTCCTCCTGGGGGTAGGGGAGGCTCTGACCGCTGGGCTTCCATCCGCTGGCACTGGaggagtggagggaagggaagttGTTGGTGAGCTTCTAAGAGGAGCAGGCCTTGAAAGGAGCCAGAGCTGGTGTGAGGGGCGTATAGGACACCTgtgatggggatggggatgaggGGACTAGGATCTGGTGAGGGGGCAGATgcctggggagaaggaggggtAGGGCCAAAGGAGAACAGGGGCCAAGAGACCAAGAAGCCTGGGCCTtgcctcctggggtgggggtggggggcgtctCACCTGGTGACTGAGGATGGTGCTGTAGAGCTGTTCTCTGTCCTCAAGAGGCCGGGGTGGGGCTCGGCCTAAGCTTGGGGGGTTTTGAGGGGCATGGAAGGTGGCCCTCTGCTCCTCTAGGCGGCGGGACTGGGCCTCAGCCACCAAGTCCAGAAGCAGCTCAGTCTgcagggagagcagggaggccgagcggggccccagggctggggagaggaggggaagggctcAGGGACCCATAGAAGTTGGCAGACAGGGTGGTGGATGTGGGGGTATGATTAGGGACGTGGGGTCAGAGCTAAGGGGGTGTGATGG
This genomic window from Camelus bactrianus isolate YW-2024 breed Bactrian camel chromosome 20, ASM4877302v1, whole genome shotgun sequence contains:
- the GPSM3 gene encoding G-protein-signaling modulator 3, with amino-acid sequence MEAERPQEEEDDEQHQGPPQDERGWPPVNTGTRPWRSAPPSPPPPGTRHTALGPRSASLLSLQTELLLDLVAEAQSRRLEEQRATFHAPQNPPSLGRAPPRPLEDREQLYSTILSHQCQRMEAQRSEPPLPPGGQELLELLLRVQGGGRMEEQRSQPPTHTC